A single window of Macadamia integrifolia cultivar HAES 741 unplaced genomic scaffold, SCU_Mint_v3 scaffold381, whole genome shotgun sequence DNA harbors:
- the LOC122068384 gene encoding uncharacterized protein LOC122068384 isoform X2 — MGTVLDSHFLALTAIVTVGYQLLFFILTALLKFDKVTDFAGSTNFVIIAILTLVLKGTWHFRQIILTLFVVIWGLRLAGFLLMRNPSVQAVDIIGWILWSIGVIIEAIADQQKLVFKNSPNNRGKWCNVGVWKFSRHPNYFGEILLWWGIFAASAPVLKGAEWLVIVGPIFLTMLLLFVSGIPLLEESADKKFGNMAEYKIYKRTTSPLILLPPVVYGKLPAWFKATFLFELPLYSRNIPQDETSNLHSNLCTV; from the exons ATGGGAACCGTTCTCGACTCCCATTTCTTAGCCCTCACTGCTATCGTCACT GTGGGTTATCAGTTGTTGTTCTTCATACTTACAGCTCTTCTTAAGTTCGACAAAGTTACTGACTTTGCTG GGAGCACCAACTTTGTTATTATTGCCATATTGACTCTAGTTTTGAAAGGAACTTGGCATTTTAGACAG ATAATCTTGACTTTGTTCGTAGTAATATGGGGTCTTCGGCTAGCAGGATTTCTATTAATGAG GAACCCTTCTGTTCAAGCTGTAGATATCATTGGTTGGATTCTGTGGTCTATAGGTGTCATAATTGAAGCTATTGCAGACCAGCAAAAGCTTGTATTCAAGAACTCTCCAAACAACAGAGGGAAGTGGTGCAATGTTGGGGTCTGGAAATTCTCTCGACATCCGAATTATTTTGGTGAG ATTTTACTCTGGTGGGGTATCTTTGCGGCTTCTGCACCAGTATTAAAAGGCGCTGAATGGCTTGTAATCGTAGGACCTATCTTTCTCACTATGTTGCTTCTTTTTGTCAGTGGCATACCATTGCTCGag GAGTCAGCAGATAAGAAGTTCGGTAACATGGCCGAGTACAAGATTTATAAAAGAACAACTAG CCCCCTCATTCTGCTGCCCCCAGTCGTTTATGGGAAGTTGCCTGCATGGTTCAAAGCAACTTTCCTTTTTGAGTTACCTCTGTACAGTCGAAATATTCCTCAAGATGAAACATCCAACTT GCACTCAAATCTTTGCACGGTATAG
- the LOC122068384 gene encoding uncharacterized protein LOC122068384 isoform X1 — MGTVLDSHFLALTAIVTVGYQLLFFILTALLKFDKVTDFAGSTNFVIIAILTLVLKGTWHFRQIILTLFVVIWGLRLAGFLLMRILQWGEDRRFDEMRSNLGKLAIFWTFQAVWVWTVSLPVTVVNASDRNPSVQAVDIIGWILWSIGVIIEAIADQQKLVFKNSPNNRGKWCNVGVWKFSRHPNYFGEILLWWGIFAASAPVLKGAEWLVIVGPIFLTMLLLFVSGIPLLEESADKKFGNMAEYKIYKRTTSPLILLPPVVYGKLPAWFKATFLFELPLYSRNIPQDETSNLHSNLCTV; from the exons ATGGGAACCGTTCTCGACTCCCATTTCTTAGCCCTCACTGCTATCGTCACT GTGGGTTATCAGTTGTTGTTCTTCATACTTACAGCTCTTCTTAAGTTCGACAAAGTTACTGACTTTGCTG GGAGCACCAACTTTGTTATTATTGCCATATTGACTCTAGTTTTGAAAGGAACTTGGCATTTTAGACAG ATAATCTTGACTTTGTTCGTAGTAATATGGGGTCTTCGGCTAGCAGGATTTCTATTAATGAG AATCTTGCAGTGGGGGGAAGATCGTCGTTTTGATGAAATGCGCTCTAATTTGGGAAAATTGGCAATTTTCTGGACAttccag GCTGTCTGGGTATGGACTGTAAGCTTACCTGTAACAGTTGTCAATGCGAGTGACAGGAACCCTTCTGTTCAAGCTGTAGATATCATTGGTTGGATTCTGTGGTCTATAGGTGTCATAATTGAAGCTATTGCAGACCAGCAAAAGCTTGTATTCAAGAACTCTCCAAACAACAGAGGGAAGTGGTGCAATGTTGGGGTCTGGAAATTCTCTCGACATCCGAATTATTTTGGTGAG ATTTTACTCTGGTGGGGTATCTTTGCGGCTTCTGCACCAGTATTAAAAGGCGCTGAATGGCTTGTAATCGTAGGACCTATCTTTCTCACTATGTTGCTTCTTTTTGTCAGTGGCATACCATTGCTCGag GAGTCAGCAGATAAGAAGTTCGGTAACATGGCCGAGTACAAGATTTATAAAAGAACAACTAG CCCCCTCATTCTGCTGCCCCCAGTCGTTTATGGGAAGTTGCCTGCATGGTTCAAAGCAACTTTCCTTTTTGAGTTACCTCTGTACAGTCGAAATATTCCTCAAGATGAAACATCCAACTT GCACTCAAATCTTTGCACGGTATAG
- the LOC122068388 gene encoding peptidyl-prolyl cis-trans isomerase FKBP17-2, chloroplastic, whose product MLIISSELEKIVHLLQMATFFGSPPFLSHPLTRIHHLTLASSQSPAPASPPPSSQPQSPSPSPSLRTESLPEQQSPASAKVEQQKPIKPVTTTTKVDSTDWIASNLTRRFGLGAGVAWVGFLAIGVISEQIKTRREVSQQEANTRDVEKEEEVVLPNGIRYSEMRVGGGASPRPGDLVVIDLKGAVEGTGEVFVDTFGRDKKPLALVMGSRPYTRGMCEGIEYALRSMKAGGKRRVVIPPSLGFGENGADLGGLQVPPSATVEYIVEVEKVSIAPA is encoded by the exons ATGTTGATTATCTCTTCAGAACTTGAAAAGATTGTTCATCTCCTGCAAATGGCCACTTTCTTTGGATCTCCACCATTTCTCTCACACCCACTTACAAGAATTCATCACCTCACCTTGGCTTCTTCACAGTCACCGGCGCCGGCATCTCCGCCACCATCTTCACAACCTCagtctccatctccatctccttcCTTACGTACAGAGTCATTGCCAGAGCAGCAATCGCCAGCTTCAGCTAAAGTAGAACAACAGAAACCCATAAAACCAGTGACCACCACTACCAAGGTTGACTCGACGGACTGGATAGCTTCCAACTTGACCAGGCGGTTTGGACTCGGAGCTGGCGTTGCATGGGTTGGCTTCCTCGCCATTGGGGTAATCTCTGAACAGATTAAAACCCGCCGAGAAGTCTCCCAACAAGAAGCTAACACAAG GGAtgtggagaaggaagaagaggtggTTTTGCCTAATGGCATCAG GTACTCTGAGATGAGAGTAGGGGGTGGTGCTTCTCCAAGACCAGGAGACTTGGTTGTGATTGATCTTAAGGGAGCAGTAGAAGGCACTGGGGAAGTGTTTGTTGACACTTTTGGCAGAGATAAGAAGCCATTGGCACTGGTTATGGGTTCAAGGCCATATACTAGGGGGATGTGTGAAGGGATAGAATATGCCTTAAGGTCTATGAAGGCAGGAGGGAAAAGGAGAGTGGTAATCCCTCCTAGCTTGGGTTTTGGGGAGAATGGAGCTGATTTAGGGGGTTTGCAAGTACCTCCATCTGCAACTGTTGAATACATTGTTGAGGTGGAAAAAGTTTCAATTGCACCAGCGTAA